A window of Heptranchias perlo isolate sHepPer1 chromosome 40, sHepPer1.hap1, whole genome shotgun sequence genomic DNA:
gttttgcCAATGAGTGTTTATGTGGGTGTAAAAGACCccgtggtactatttgaagaagaagaggggagttctccctggtgtccctcaaccaacaccaccaagacagattgactggtcatttATGCCATTTgcagtctgtgggaccttgctgtgcacaaactgctgCATTTGCCGATATAAcaggaatacacttcaaaagtaattaattggctgtgacgcaatttgggacaccctgagtaCATGAAAGGTGCTGCGTAAAAGCAAATTCTTACTTCTTTCAGTCAATAGTCAGGAACGGTATTTAATAGGCATGAATTAACATGGATTAACATGGGGTAACATGAATAAACATGGTTAACATGGTGTAACATGATTAACATGGAGTAACATGAATAAACATGGGTTAACATGGAGTAACGTGAATAAACATGGGTTAACATGGAGTAACGTGAATAAACATGGGTTAACGGAGTAACATGAATAAACACGATTAACACGGAGTAACATGAATTAACATGGATTAACATGAATTAACATGGGTTAACATGGAGTCACATGAATAAACATGATTAACATGGAGTAACATGAATAAACATGATTAACATGAATTAACATGAATTAACATGGATTAACATGAATTAACATGGAGAAGAGTGCATGCTAATCGTTTGCTAAGATGAGAATTTGTTTTTGTCTTTCAGGAATCCACTGCGGCTGGGTGCAACACGTCCAGTGAGCGATGGAGAAACCTTTATCCTACCTTGTAACGCCTTCGGCAAATCCCAGAGAGTACAGCATTCCAACACTTTCGGTTGAAAACATATCCGGTAACAGCACATTGGAGCCCTCAAGCACACCAAGTGGAGGAGCCATATTGATTCCTGTCATATATTTCACTGTGTGCGTGATTGGACTGAGTGGCAACACTCTCGTTATCCATGTCATCCTCCACTATGCCAAAACGGAGTCAGTCACCAACATCTACATTCTGAACCTAGCCATCGCCGATGAGCTCTTCATGCTTGGCTTGCCCTTCCTCGCCATTCAGAATGCCTTGTCCTACTGGCCTTTCGGTTCGCTAATGTGTCGGCTGGTGATGACGGTGGACGGCATCAACCAGTTCACCAGCATCTTCTGCCTCACTGTGATGAGCATCGACAGATACTTCGCAGTGGTCCATCCAGTGAAGTCCATCAAATGGCGCAAGCCTCATGTGGCCAAGACTATCAATGGCATGGTATGGGCTATATCCTTCGTGGTGGTCCTTCCAGTTGTCATATTTTCTGATGTGAAGATCGGCATGCACACCTGTAACATCAACTGGCCGGAGCCCATTATTGTCTGGTCAACAGCCTTCATCATTTATACGGCCACGCTGGGCTTCTTTGCTCCTCTGCTGGTGATATGCCTCTGCTACCTTCTCATTGTGATTAAAGTGAAGTCGTCCGGCAAGAAGGTGAGAGCTACTTCCACCAAACGGAAGAAGTCAGAGCGCAAAGTGACCTGGATGGTGGTCATTGTGGTGGCCGCCTTTGTCGTCTGCTGGCTGCCCTTCTACGTGATGAACATAGTCAACCTGGTGTCGTCCATGCCCTCGGAGCCCGCCTTGGTCGGGCTCTACTTCTTCGTGGTGGTTCTGTCGTACGCCAACAGCTGCGCCAACCCCATCATCTACGGCTTCCTCTCGGACAACTTCAAGCAAGGTTTCCGCAAGATCCTGTGCCGGTCCACAAGAAAGGTGGACGACAAGAACCTGGCTGGCAGGGCCACGAGCAGCACCTATGTGGAGATGTGCCATGTTAACAATATCGTCCAAAGGGCTCAGGGGCAAGAGAACCTGCAGAGTGGAAGCTCAGAGCAGAAGATGCTCAATGAAGCCTTACCCAACTTACCCGCCAAAAACGGGGCACTGGAGATCAGCGACTTGTAACCCATTGTGATAAATTCCACGGGTTGTGACAAccccatttttttttctgtagtTGAATAGATCTGAATTTATTAAACCTTCAGAGACAGATGCCCCGATGGGAATTACACGGCCCGGTATGGAATACAGACCAGGAGATGTCCCTTTTTCGAACTCTGGTTCTCGGCCGAATTAGCCGATCTCATCCAATGGTGGTGCAATTGCCCTCAGTGTCCCCTTGGCTCGGGAGGAAGACCAGGACTCGGTTGCCACCCAGTGACCCGTGCTGGACAATGCATGTGTGTAGCTGTTGAGGATGGGTCATTGTCTTCAGGAGAAGATGGGagaaattggagggagggggtaataAGCCAAAAGGGAACATTCAGAGTGAGGGCGATCCAACCAGTGTGTTACTAgcccataaacagcaaaacacTGGACACAGAGTTGAGGAAAGTAAGACAAGTGACGTAGAGGAAGGAATGAAAGGGATCCCCAACTCGTTTGGAGAgtttaaaaatacatttcaagAGCTTTGTTAGCTAGTGATGTCAGCAACCTTCTGGTAGAATAGGATCTGAACACCTGGATCACATGTGTGTATTGTATTGCAGGTATTTGTTCTGCTTTTCAATGGTATGTGTACTATTCTGCAGGTACCTATACGTTCTGTAGATaccagcactgcactgtcaggtcTCTTTATTGTACTACCAGATGCCTGTATCTGTACTGCAAGTACCTGTACTGTTCTGCAGATACTGTACCGTACTGCCCGGTGTCTGTACCTGTACTGCCCAGTGCCTGTGGCTGTACTTGCCCGGTGCCTGTTTTGTACTGCCCAGTGCCTGTACTGCCCGGTGCCTGTACTGTACTGCCAGATGCCTGTACTGTACTGCCCAGTGCCTGTGCCTGCACTGCCCAGCGCCTGTACCTGTACTGCccagtgcctgtgcctgctctgccCAGCGCCTGTACCTGTACCTGTACTGCCCTGTACCTGTACCTGTACTGCCCACTGCCTGTGCCTGCACTGCCCAGTGCCTGTGCCTCTATCGCAGGTATCTGTACTGTACTGCCAGAAGCCTGTACTGCCAGGTGCCTATGCCTGTACTGCCCGGTGCCTGTACTGTACTGCCCAGTGCCTGTACTGTACTATCTGATACCTGTACTGTACTGCCCAGTGCCTGTACCGTACTGCCCAGTGCCTGTACTGTACTATCTGATACCTGTACTGTACTGCCCGATGCCTGTACTGTACTGCCCAGTGCCTGTACTGCACTATCTGATACCTGTACCGTACTGCCCGGTGCCTGTACTGTACTGCCCGGTGCCTGTGCCATACTGCCCGGTGCCTGTACTGTACTGCCCGGTGCCTGTACTGTACTGCCCGGTGCCTGTACTGTACTGCCCGGTGCCTGTACTGTACTGCCCGGTGCCTGTACTGTACTGCCCGGTGCCTGTACTGTACTGCCCGGTGCCTGTACTGTACTGCCCAGTGCCTGTACTGTACTGCCCGGTGCCTGTGCCTGTACTGCCAGGCGCCTTATGCATGCCAGCTGGTTTATAACAGTTATCATTGGCTGCCTTTTATCTGCTGATTAAACTTTTCAAATGATCAGTTGATTGTGTGTCATTTATCAGCACCGGTTAGA
This region includes:
- the LOC137305659 gene encoding somatostatin receptor type 5-like, whose product is MEKPLSYLVTPSANPREYSIPTLSVENISGNSTLEPSSTPSGGAILIPVIYFTVCVIGLSGNTLVIHVILHYAKTESVTNIYILNLAIADELFMLGLPFLAIQNALSYWPFGSLMCRLVMTVDGINQFTSIFCLTVMSIDRYFAVVHPVKSIKWRKPHVAKTINGMVWAISFVVVLPVVIFSDVKIGMHTCNINWPEPIIVWSTAFIIYTATLGFFAPLLVICLCYLLIVIKVKSSGKKVRATSTKRKKSERKVTWMVVIVVAAFVVCWLPFYVMNIVNLVSSMPSEPALVGLYFFVVVLSYANSCANPIIYGFLSDNFKQGFRKILCRSTRKVDDKNLAGRATSSTYVEMCHVNNIVQRAQGQENLQSGSSEQKMLNEALPNLPAKNGALEISDL